The following proteins are encoded in a genomic region of Pelodictyon phaeoclathratiforme BU-1:
- a CDS encoding type II toxin-antitoxin system RelB/DinJ family antitoxin, translating into MIANTVVRARIDEKTKAEATAVLAAIGLTLSDAVRLMLMRVAAEKALPFDPLIPNAETIEAIMESQRGELIAVGSREELFRVLNEED; encoded by the coding sequence ATGATTGCAAACACTGTTGTGAGGGCGCGAATCGACGAAAAAACCAAAGCTGAAGCCACCGCAGTACTGGCTGCCATAGGGCTCACCCTGTCCGATGCCGTGCGCCTTATGCTGATGCGGGTTGCCGCTGAAAAAGCACTGCCATTTGATCCGCTCATTCCGAATGCCGAGACGATAGAAGCTATTATGGAGTCGCAACGAGGAGAGCTTATCGCCGTTGGTTCCAGAGAAGAATTATTCAGGGTGCTTAATGAGGAGGATTGA
- a CDS encoding methyltransferase family protein, which produces MTPDKPIQNRMPPGKRGEHLVVMQFLLMAAFILTPVLPDQSATELFANTVLLRWALLIICWSAAILLGGLGSHHIKEFLSPLPYPVDHNRLVTTGVYGMVRHPLYSSQLFAALGWSVFSISLSHLLLLVVAILFFSYKASKEERWLTQMHPEYADYAKKVKTFIPWIY; this is translated from the coding sequence ATGACCCCCGATAAACCAATACAGAACCGGATGCCACCTGGAAAGCGAGGCGAACACCTTGTGGTGATGCAGTTCCTGCTGATGGCCGCATTTATCCTGACCCCGGTACTGCCTGATCAGAGCGCAACCGAGCTCTTCGCCAATACCGTTCTGCTCCGGTGGGCCTTGCTGATCATCTGCTGGAGCGCGGCAATCCTGCTGGGCGGCCTCGGCTCACACCACATCAAGGAGTTTCTTTCCCCCCTTCCCTATCCGGTCGATCACAACCGGCTGGTGACAACAGGCGTTTACGGCATGGTGCGCCATCCGCTTTACAGCAGCCAGCTCTTCGCTGCATTAGGATGGTCTGTTTTCAGCATAAGCCTTTCACACCTGCTGCTGCTCGTCGTCGCCATTCTCTTTTTCAGCTACAAAGCATCTAAAGAAGAGCGGTGGCTGACCCAGATGCATCCGGAATACGCCGACTACGCAAAAAAAGTAAAGACGTTTATCCCGTGGATCTACTGA
- a CDS encoding Ni/Fe hydrogenase subunit alpha → MKRDYAIAIHHLSRVEGHADIRITVRKGQLVEAQWAIVETPRFFEVMIKGMSAERVPFLTSRICGICSISHALASIRALERAMAIAPPVAAEKTRLLAMHGETLQSHALHLFFLIAPDFANSASVLPLMESHPDLVRAGLQLKELGNEISAITAGRCTHPVSLVVGGLSKAPDKEKLLNLRTMIQERKPALATASAFFRSLVMPDFTRETEFISLRNGSSYPSIGGSLVSSDGVKREENDYLLMTNEYTMDFSTSKFTRLSRESSVAGALARFNNNHDLLHPGAKEAAESLGLKPICHNPFMTNIAQLVECVHILEDAEQLINSLLDMELREIKTPYVPQAGAATGAVEAPRGILYHHMETDAAGKVVKANCIIPTTQNNGNIHHDLRALTEQGLREGKSDREIEKLATMLVRSYDPCISCSVH, encoded by the coding sequence ATGAAGCGTGACTACGCGATTGCTATCCATCACCTCTCACGGGTTGAAGGGCACGCAGACATCAGGATAACCGTCAGGAAGGGCCAACTGGTCGAAGCCCAATGGGCCATTGTTGAAACCCCAAGGTTTTTTGAGGTAATGATCAAAGGGATGAGCGCCGAACGAGTGCCCTTTCTGACCTCAAGGATCTGCGGCATCTGCTCGATCAGCCACGCCCTTGCAAGTATCAGGGCGCTTGAACGAGCCATGGCGATAGCACCGCCGGTTGCTGCCGAAAAAACAAGGCTGCTGGCCATGCACGGTGAAACCCTGCAAAGCCATGCCCTGCACCTCTTTTTTCTCATCGCACCGGATTTTGCCAACAGCGCCAGCGTTCTGCCGCTGATGGAGTCACACCCCGATCTGGTAAGGGCAGGGCTGCAGCTCAAGGAGCTTGGCAACGAAATCAGCGCCATAACTGCGGGACGATGCACCCACCCGGTCAGCCTTGTGGTGGGAGGGCTCAGCAAGGCCCCCGACAAGGAGAAGCTTCTCAACCTTCGTACCATGATTCAGGAGAGAAAGCCTGCGCTCGCCACGGCATCTGCTTTTTTCCGCTCCCTCGTCATGCCTGATTTCACGCGCGAAACCGAATTTATCTCATTGCGCAATGGCTCAAGCTACCCCTCAATCGGCGGCAGCCTGGTATCGAGCGACGGTGTCAAGCGGGAAGAGAATGACTATCTCTTGATGACCAATGAGTACACAATGGATTTTTCCACCTCAAAATTCACCCGGCTGAGCCGTGAATCCTCGGTTGCCGGAGCGCTGGCACGCTTCAACAACAACCATGATCTGCTGCATCCTGGCGCAAAGGAGGCTGCGGAAAGCCTGGGGCTCAAGCCGATCTGCCACAACCCCTTCATGACGAACATCGCCCAGCTTGTAGAGTGTGTTCATATTCTTGAGGATGCTGAACAGCTCATCAACTCGCTGCTCGACATGGAGCTTCGGGAGATAAAAACACCATATGTACCCCAGGCCGGAGCCGCCACGGGAGCGGTTGAAGCGCCACGCGGAATTCTCTATCACCATATGGAAACCGATGCTGCGGGAAAAGTGGTCAAGGCAAACTGCATCATCCCCACTACCCAGAATAATGGCAACATCCACCATGATCTGCGTGCACTCACCGAGCAGGGGCTCAGGGAGGGGAAAAGCGACAGGGAGATTGAAAAGCTCGCCACCATGCTGGTGCGCTCCTACGACCCCTGCATTTCATGCTCGGTGCATTAG
- a CDS encoding FAD/NAD(P)-binding protein has translation MKTDFGYKCSVTNIVRLTEQEKLFQLRIIDPVERSLFRFRPGQFLMLEVPGYGDVPISISSSNSNHEFLELCIRKAGHVTSALFTLTEGAHVAIRGPFGSAFPMDEMSGHNVLLVAGGLGIAPLRAPLYWINEHRDRFLDVNLLYGAKEPSQLLFTWQFDEWKMINHINLHTIVEHGDSGWKGKKGMITDLFNDISIDPAKTWAIVCGPPVMFKFVCGYLDRLGIPMNRMFVSLERRMHCGMGKCCRCMVGSTFTCIDGPVFDYWTVMNLKEAI, from the coding sequence TTGAAAACCGACTTTGGCTACAAGTGCTCCGTTACCAATATCGTTCGTCTCACCGAACAGGAGAAGCTTTTTCAGCTCCGCATTATCGATCCTGTCGAGCGCTCCCTCTTCAGGTTCAGGCCCGGCCAGTTTCTCATGCTCGAAGTGCCCGGCTATGGTGATGTGCCGATCTCGATTTCAAGCTCCAACAGCAATCATGAGTTTCTGGAACTCTGCATCCGCAAGGCGGGCCATGTGACCTCTGCCCTTTTCACGCTCACAGAGGGTGCCCATGTTGCCATAAGGGGCCCTTTTGGATCGGCATTTCCGATGGATGAGATGAGCGGCCATAACGTTCTGCTGGTTGCCGGAGGGCTCGGCATTGCGCCGCTCCGTGCACCGCTCTACTGGATCAATGAACACCGCGACCGATTTCTTGACGTTAACCTGCTCTATGGTGCAAAAGAGCCCTCGCAGCTTCTCTTCACGTGGCAGTTCGACGAGTGGAAGATGATCAACCATATCAACCTGCACACCATTGTTGAACATGGCGACAGCGGATGGAAGGGAAAAAAGGGCATGATCACTGATCTCTTCAACGATATTTCAATTGATCCCGCCAAAACGTGGGCCATCGTCTGCGGCCCGCCGGTCATGTTCAAGTTTGTCTGCGGTTATCTTGACCGGCTTGGCATACCCATGAACCGCATGTTCGTTTCGCTGGAAAGGCGGATGCACTGCGGCATGGGAAAATGCTGCCGATGCATGGTTGGCTCCACCTTTACCTGTATTGACGGCCCGGTTTTCGATTACTGGACGGTCATGAATCTCAAGGAGGCCATTTAG
- a CDS encoding NADH-quinone oxidoreductase subunit B family protein, giving the protein MGELIAHQGVSFERLKIASFDFTCCEGCQLQLANRESTLADFLNLLDIRNFRELSSEQHDDYDIALIEGSISRQDEVERLLKIRQQAKILVAFGTCACFGGINSLKNRFPAREMIDAVYPGMPIETLPVRKISDVVKVDLSIPGCPVDKREVERIVVSLVRGSQITLPKYPVCVECKAQLNTCLFELGEICLGPITRAGCNAVCTTGKTPCLGCRGPSEEINMPAFLDLVRQRGLSFDDLQEKLAFYNAFEAFQSHEA; this is encoded by the coding sequence ATGGGAGAACTAATCGCTCACCAGGGAGTCTCCTTTGAAAGGCTGAAAATAGCCTCCTTCGACTTCACCTGCTGTGAAGGATGCCAGTTGCAACTGGCCAACCGGGAATCAACACTTGCGGATTTTCTCAATCTTCTTGATATCAGAAATTTCCGGGAGCTCTCGTCGGAACAGCACGACGATTACGACATCGCCCTCATTGAGGGAAGCATCAGCCGCCAGGATGAGGTCGAGCGACTGCTGAAAATACGGCAGCAGGCAAAAATCCTTGTGGCATTCGGCACCTGCGCCTGCTTCGGCGGGATCAACAGCCTGAAAAACCGCTTTCCCGCCAGGGAGATGATTGATGCGGTTTATCCCGGAATGCCGATTGAAACCCTTCCGGTACGCAAGATCAGCGATGTGGTCAAGGTTGACCTCTCCATACCCGGATGTCCGGTTGACAAGAGGGAGGTGGAGCGGATTGTGGTAAGCCTTGTTCGTGGCTCGCAGATTACGCTCCCGAAATACCCGGTTTGTGTGGAATGCAAGGCACAACTCAACACCTGCCTCTTCGAACTTGGCGAAATCTGCCTCGGACCCATCACCCGCGCCGGATGCAATGCCGTTTGTACAACCGGAAAAACGCCCTGCCTCGGATGCCGGGGCCCGTCAGAGGAGATCAACATGCCAGCCTTTCTTGATCTTGTCAGGCAAAGAGGGCTGAGCTTCGACGACCTGCAGGAAAAACTGGCTTTTTATAACGCATTTGAAGCATTCCAAAGCCATGAAGCGTGA
- a CDS encoding 4Fe-4S dicluster domain-containing protein, giving the protein MIYKVISKEEFTKFIGALVENNRSFGPREVDRDHRGNPVYQFQPVQSARDIAFDYTATASSAKHFFLPFREELSRFLFRGDDWEQQIAYEATPIVLIGLRACDISALNILDDVLLNGHFPSPYYLAKRKNTFVIGMDHLPLPDCFCKSMNHHTVTTGFNLFCSDIGDHYYLSINSSKAFNFLKEFETRDPNYDDNCALVERRKQIQNGFETEIDVTGLPTILDIEFDSTVWEKWGNKCLNCGSCAMVCPSCYCYSVTESFDTSLKVASREKKLYSCNLVDFAVVAGGHNFRPKNGDRLKYRYYHQHRGFAENANQQICVGCNRCGRACLAGINPKEVINDLRMEKESCMICVSSSPART; this is encoded by the coding sequence ATGATCTACAAAGTCATTTCCAAAGAGGAGTTCACAAAGTTTATAGGGGCCCTGGTCGAAAACAACCGCTCTTTCGGGCCCAGGGAGGTTGATAGAGATCACCGTGGCAATCCTGTTTACCAGTTCCAGCCGGTACAGTCGGCCCGTGATATCGCCTTCGACTATACCGCCACGGCATCGTCGGCGAAGCATTTTTTTCTTCCTTTCCGCGAAGAGTTGTCGCGTTTTCTTTTTCGCGGGGATGACTGGGAACAGCAGATTGCCTACGAAGCAACACCGATAGTGCTCATCGGTCTGAGAGCATGTGACATCAGCGCCCTGAACATTCTTGACGACGTCCTGCTCAACGGCCATTTTCCATCACCCTACTATCTGGCCAAACGCAAAAACACCTTTGTTATCGGCATGGATCATCTGCCCCTGCCGGACTGTTTCTGCAAATCGATGAACCATCATACGGTCACGACCGGCTTCAACCTCTTCTGTTCGGATATTGGCGACCACTACTACCTCTCGATCAATTCGTCAAAAGCATTTAATTTTCTCAAGGAGTTCGAGACCCGCGACCCAAATTATGACGATAATTGCGCCCTTGTTGAGCGGCGCAAACAGATACAGAATGGTTTTGAAACTGAAATTGATGTCACGGGGCTTCCAACCATTCTCGACATTGAGTTCGACTCCACCGTCTGGGAAAAATGGGGCAATAAATGCCTGAACTGCGGAAGCTGCGCCATGGTGTGCCCCTCCTGCTACTGCTACTCGGTCACGGAATCATTCGACACCAGCCTGAAAGTGGCTTCACGCGAAAAAAAGCTTTACTCCTGCAATCTTGTTGATTTCGCAGTTGTTGCCGGCGGACACAATTTTCGTCCGAAGAACGGCGACCGACTGAAATATCGCTATTATCACCAGCACCGGGGATTTGCCGAAAACGCCAATCAGCAGATCTGTGTGGGATGCAATCGGTGCGGCAGGGCATGCCTTGCCGGGATCAACCCGAAAGAAGTGATCAACGACCTCAGAATGGAGAAAGAATCATGCATGATCTGCGTTTCGTCATCCCCTGCCAGGACATAA
- a CDS encoding type II toxin-antitoxin system YafQ family toxin, giving the protein MRRIELSRKFRHDYRREKSGMYGKSLDALLNGILDLLESDEVLPPNAVDHALMGKFTGYRDCHIKPDLILIYRKTGDDVLELVRLGSHSELGL; this is encoded by the coding sequence ATGAGGAGGATTGAGCTATCCCGGAAATTCAGGCATGACTATCGAAGAGAAAAATCAGGAATGTATGGGAAATCCCTTGATGCTCTATTAAATGGAATCCTTGATCTCCTCGAGTCCGATGAGGTCTTGCCGCCCAATGCCGTCGATCATGCGCTTATGGGAAAATTCACAGGGTACCGCGATTGCCATATCAAGCCTGATCTTATTTTGATCTACCGCAAAACAGGCGACGACGTTCTTGAGCTGGTTCGTCTTGGATCACACAGTGAACTCGGATTATAA